The proteins below come from a single Halomicroarcula saliterrae genomic window:
- a CDS encoding DUF1328 family protein, giving the protein MTLTHSVTASASFGPIVPLQLGGGLLWLALLFLVLALVAGVLGARGVAGLSMDIAKWLVIIFVVLAVVTFLL; this is encoded by the coding sequence ATGACACTGACTCACTCTGTCACGGCGAGCGCCTCGTTCGGTCCCATCGTCCCGCTCCAGCTCGGGGGCGGACTCCTCTGGCTCGCACTGCTCTTTCTCGTACTCGCACTGGTCGCAGGGGTGCTGGGGGCCCGTGGAGTGGCTGGTCTGAGCATGGACATCGCGAAATGGCTGGTTATCATCTTCGTCGTGCTCGCGGTCGTCACCTTCCTGCTGTAG